In one Puniceicoccus vermicola genomic region, the following are encoded:
- a CDS encoding winged helix-turn-helix domain-containing protein yields MKIEEAARILVVDDEKDTTDLLTFQLESAGFVPKVTNIPQKALGLVREFRPDLILLDVMMPDLNGYQICHTLKADRELQSIPVIFLTARGEPEDRIKGLETGVDDYLGKPFDSRELILRIRAVLKRAVEAKNASSRQLEMGNLRADRDLHQVYVDDETMMLTLTEFKLLQLLMENPNQVLSRETLLARVWNYESDTETRTVDTHVRRLREKLGSCSGMIETVRGVGYRMVELSNSES; encoded by the coding sequence ATGAAAATCGAAGAAGCAGCTCGAATTCTGGTCGTCGACGACGAGAAAGACACCACGGATCTTTTGACGTTTCAGCTCGAGAGCGCTGGCTTCGTTCCCAAGGTGACCAACATCCCTCAGAAGGCTTTGGGCCTGGTCCGGGAATTTCGTCCCGATCTCATTCTGCTCGATGTGATGATGCCGGATTTGAATGGGTATCAGATTTGCCATACCTTGAAGGCGGACCGTGAGTTGCAGAGCATTCCGGTTATCTTTTTAACCGCCCGGGGTGAGCCCGAGGACCGTATCAAGGGTCTTGAAACGGGGGTCGATGATTATCTCGGCAAACCTTTTGATTCGAGGGAACTGATTCTACGGATACGCGCGGTTCTGAAGCGTGCGGTGGAGGCTAAAAATGCGTCTTCTCGACAGTTGGAGATGGGTAACCTTCGTGCTGATAGGGACTTGCATCAGGTTTATGTCGATGACGAGACGATGATGCTGACTCTGACGGAGTTCAAATTGCTCCAACTGTTGATGGAAAATCCGAATCAGGTGCTGTCTCGGGAGACTCTTCTAGCGCGGGTGTGGAATTACGAGAGCGATACGGAGACGCGGACTGTCGATACCCATGTCCGGCGCCTTCGTGAAAAGTTGGGCTCTTGCTCGGGAATGATTGAAACTGTGCGCGGCGTAGGCTATCGCATGGTGGAGCTCTCGAATTCCGAGAGCTAG
- a CDS encoding sensor histidine kinase, translating to MFAFLLIIVLILVTSFYELRWRKARRLIRDLEQSVEADQQLLLDSEAKLAAKIGLDKLLISVRDMMEERSRVRAKNASQMEQIQTTFRNMREGALLIDWENRIVVSNPSADRLLHEGKSLVGKRVEKFIHHPVFLDFVHQVRNSGVYGRRQIRVDLLGRTAWLEISGSAMDPLAGDAKKRLSLFLVNDITRLKRLEGIRKDFAANVSHELRTPITIIKGFAETLHESGDQLSDEQRRSFTEKVFRNTGRLHALVEDLLSLSRLESRSLELKRERCSLQGAIRDFVADFRAGQNEEVDLRLSLPEEPIEVDLDRLFFARILTNLVENAIKHGKTLTFVEILVRYDQENGLVDMVVADDGAGIPEPARDRIFQRFYRVDVGHSRMTGGTGLGLSIVRHAMFAHGGNVRVEARIPKGTQFICVFPVASNVEER from the coding sequence TTGTTCGCTTTCCTCCTTATTATTGTTCTGATTCTCGTCACCAGCTTTTATGAGCTGCGGTGGAGGAAGGCTCGTCGGCTGATTCGTGATCTGGAACAATCGGTCGAGGCGGATCAGCAGTTGCTGCTCGATTCGGAGGCCAAATTAGCGGCGAAAATTGGTTTGGATAAGCTGCTAATCTCCGTGCGGGACATGATGGAGGAGAGGAGTCGGGTTCGAGCGAAGAATGCGTCCCAAATGGAGCAAATCCAGACGACTTTCCGAAATATGAGGGAGGGCGCTCTCCTCATCGATTGGGAAAATCGCATCGTGGTCTCCAATCCTTCCGCGGATCGATTGCTCCATGAAGGAAAATCGTTGGTCGGGAAGCGGGTGGAGAAGTTTATCCACCACCCAGTGTTTTTGGATTTTGTCCATCAGGTGCGAAACTCCGGCGTTTATGGACGGCGTCAGATCCGAGTAGATCTCTTGGGGAGGACCGCATGGCTGGAGATTTCAGGTTCGGCAATGGATCCTCTCGCAGGGGATGCGAAAAAGCGCCTGAGCTTGTTTCTGGTGAACGATATTACCCGGTTGAAGAGGTTGGAAGGGATCCGGAAGGATTTCGCCGCGAATGTATCTCACGAATTGAGGACTCCGATTACGATCATCAAGGGGTTTGCTGAGACGCTACACGAGAGTGGGGATCAGCTCAGCGACGAGCAGCGGCGCTCCTTTACCGAAAAGGTCTTTCGGAACACGGGGCGGTTGCACGCGCTGGTTGAGGATTTACTGAGTCTGTCGCGGTTGGAATCCCGCTCACTGGAGTTGAAGCGAGAACGCTGCAGCCTGCAGGGGGCGATCCGCGATTTTGTCGCTGACTTCCGGGCTGGTCAGAATGAGGAAGTGGATCTCCGGCTTTCATTGCCGGAAGAACCCATTGAGGTGGATTTGGATCGACTGTTTTTCGCGAGGATTCTGACGAATCTGGTGGAGAATGCCATCAAGCATGGGAAAACCCTGACTTTCGTCGAGATTCTGGTCCGCTACGATCAAGAGAATGGTCTGGTGGATATGGTGGTGGCCGATGATGGGGCGGGCATCCCGGAACCGGCGCGAGATCGGATTTTTCAACGCTTTTATCGGGTCGATGTCGGCCACTCGCGCATGACGGGGGGTACCGGTCTTGGCTTGAGTATTGTCAGACACGCGATGTTTGCTCATGGGGGTAATGTGAGAGTTGAAGCAAGAATACCAAAAGGCACCCAATTCATCTGCGTCTTTCCGGTTGCATCCAATGTCGAGGAGCGATGA
- the trmB gene encoding tRNA (guanosine(46)-N7)-methyltransferase TrmB: MMEQSGRAIAEARRAERIRQLSERMAEFLGEGGTRVSLEIGCGHGHWLTSLAENSPEERLIGVDLISRRIRLAEAKVAKRDLTNTLFLKAEATETLEAWPETVALKRIFLLHPDPWPKKRHAKNRMTGPAFLDRMAAAASPGCEFYFRTDDAPFFEWSRESLEAHPAWKSVELPWPHEAGSYFKDMLGVHGALTAVRV; encoded by the coding sequence ATGATGGAGCAGTCAGGACGAGCGATCGCCGAAGCGAGGCGGGCGGAGAGGATCCGTCAACTGTCGGAGCGAATGGCAGAGTTTTTAGGGGAGGGCGGTACTCGCGTCTCGCTGGAGATTGGATGTGGCCACGGCCACTGGCTGACTTCCTTGGCGGAAAATTCACCCGAGGAGCGCTTGATCGGCGTCGACCTCATTTCCCGCAGGATCCGCCTGGCCGAAGCAAAGGTCGCGAAGAGGGATCTGACGAACACGCTGTTTCTCAAGGCGGAGGCCACAGAAACCCTCGAAGCCTGGCCTGAAACAGTCGCCCTGAAGCGGATTTTTCTCCTGCACCCCGATCCTTGGCCGAAGAAGCGGCACGCCAAGAATCGCATGACAGGACCTGCCTTTCTGGATCGGATGGCAGCTGCGGCTTCTCCGGGTTGCGAGTTTTATTTTCGGACCGATGATGCGCCTTTCTTTGAATGGAGCCGTGAGAGTTTGGAGGCTCATCCCGCTTGGAAATCCGTGGAACTGCCCTGGCCGCATGAGGCGGGAAGCTACTTCAAGGACATGTTGGGAGTGCACGGGGCCTTGACGGCCGTTCGCGTCTAG
- the mrdA gene encoding penicillin-binding protein 2: protein MATHKKGNETAPPPGKPQPFDFQTRRNRRLIPFVVITLVGFSILISQLFMEQLVNREEHLEREKQQTMRRILLPGPRGNILDRNGDLLVGNRARFSAAVFLNSLRKEFRTEYLSRAGAIKRQEAETGEEVDISNNDLIWNSRMAVIQYHLDEISRILGRPVSITRRELESHFNNRILLPLKLVSDLSEEEYARLVDQLPPNSPVHVWTESARYYPYGNLAAHTLGYVVSREVNLPEDEEDNSELMTFSYYGKVGKAGVERSFEELLDGKSGQEVWRVDPQGFQYERLSLIRPEQGEDLNLSIDVAIQQAAQRGLEGKVGAAVAMNPKTGEVLALASSPTYDLNDLTPYIPSDVYREIDQAGGWLNRAIQGLYPPGSTFKPVTAIAAFRKGVLEPYEILFCGSSYRVGNRNFPEHSNPGFGEIALPRALAVSSNVFFYQIGLRAGIDWIADTARLFGMDKPTGIELPFETSREIVPDRQWKKETQGTSWFPGDTANTSIGQGFLRVTPLNMAVVAAGLASGKTGIRPTLVRRDDGWTPDYELKPLPLTQEEYGSIVEGMIRAVEEGTARRTRFTDLTVAGKTGTAQVYPDGKALTLAWFIGFAPVEDPEIAVAVVVEGVSADDQYHGGTTAAPVAREIFQAWQTTRPIR, encoded by the coding sequence ATGGCGACCCACAAAAAAGGTAACGAAACGGCACCGCCCCCAGGCAAGCCGCAGCCATTTGATTTTCAAACCCGTCGCAACCGTCGACTGATCCCCTTTGTTGTCATCACTCTCGTCGGCTTCTCGATCCTCATCAGCCAGCTGTTCATGGAACAACTGGTGAATCGAGAGGAACACCTGGAAAGGGAGAAGCAACAAACCATGCGGCGCATCCTGCTCCCGGGTCCCCGTGGCAATATTCTCGACCGCAATGGCGATCTCCTCGTCGGCAACCGGGCCCGATTCTCCGCGGCCGTCTTTCTGAATTCCCTCCGCAAGGAGTTTCGCACCGAGTATCTTTCGCGCGCCGGGGCCATCAAGCGGCAGGAAGCGGAAACCGGCGAAGAGGTCGACATCTCCAACAATGACTTGATCTGGAACTCCCGGATGGCGGTCATCCAGTATCACCTCGACGAGATTAGCCGGATCCTCGGGCGCCCGGTCTCGATTACCCGCCGCGAACTGGAAAGCCATTTCAACAACCGCATTCTCCTTCCGCTAAAGCTGGTTTCCGACCTCAGCGAGGAAGAATACGCACGCCTTGTCGACCAGCTCCCGCCCAACTCCCCCGTCCACGTTTGGACCGAGAGTGCCCGCTACTATCCCTACGGCAATCTCGCGGCGCATACCCTCGGCTATGTCGTCAGCCGGGAGGTGAACCTCCCCGAAGACGAAGAGGATAATAGCGAGCTCATGACCTTCAGCTACTACGGCAAGGTCGGGAAAGCTGGAGTGGAACGCTCTTTCGAGGAACTCCTCGACGGGAAAAGCGGTCAGGAGGTCTGGCGGGTCGATCCCCAGGGCTTTCAGTACGAGCGCCTATCCCTCATTCGGCCGGAACAGGGAGAGGATCTGAATCTGAGCATCGATGTTGCCATCCAACAAGCGGCGCAGCGCGGGCTTGAGGGGAAAGTCGGTGCCGCGGTCGCCATGAATCCGAAAACCGGTGAGGTTCTTGCCTTGGCGAGCAGCCCGACCTACGACCTCAACGACCTCACTCCCTACATCCCCAGCGACGTATACCGCGAGATCGATCAAGCGGGGGGATGGCTCAACCGCGCGATTCAGGGACTCTACCCTCCCGGCTCCACCTTCAAACCCGTCACCGCCATCGCCGCCTTTCGCAAAGGGGTACTTGAGCCGTACGAGATCCTCTTCTGTGGCTCCAGCTACCGGGTGGGCAATCGCAACTTCCCCGAACACTCCAATCCCGGATTCGGCGAGATCGCCCTCCCCCGCGCTCTTGCCGTGAGCTCCAACGTCTTTTTCTACCAAATCGGCCTTCGGGCCGGCATCGACTGGATCGCCGATACGGCCCGCCTCTTCGGGATGGACAAGCCGACGGGCATCGAGCTTCCCTTCGAAACCTCCCGCGAGATCGTTCCCGACCGGCAGTGGAAGAAAGAGACACAAGGCACTTCCTGGTTCCCCGGCGACACAGCGAATACGTCCATCGGGCAAGGTTTTCTCCGGGTGACCCCACTGAATATGGCCGTCGTCGCCGCTGGTCTGGCTTCCGGAAAAACCGGGATCCGCCCCACCCTCGTCCGCCGCGATGATGGATGGACCCCCGACTACGAACTGAAGCCCCTCCCCCTAACCCAGGAAGAATACGGCAGCATCGTCGAGGGGATGATCCGAGCGGTTGAAGAAGGAACGGCCCGCAGAACCCGATTTACCGATCTCACCGTGGCGGGAAAAACCGGAACCGCTCAAGTCTACCCGGACGGGAAAGCTCTGACCCTGGCTTGGTTCATCGGCTTCGCCCCGGTCGAAGACCCCGAAATCGCCGTTGCCGTAGTCGTCGAAGGAGTCTCCGCCGATGACCAATATCACGGAGGAACCACTGCCGCCCCCGTCGCTCGAGAGATTTTTCAAGCCTGGCAGACGACACGCCCCATCCGCTGA
- the mreC gene encoding rod shape-determining protein MreC produces MLRLRSQASKPFLILGLLLLAWLLIPPAIKRFSRNSLYEFQAPSAILASHMEDLGTYWSIRTRSKRDLIETGKELSRLNALYRIQAGETTALRNYNLRLQELLKIPSPPDFRYEVAQVVRRDLSNWWQQLIIRKGRDAGIVPGAGVVFAGGVVGRVREVHAYTSTVDLLSSRTFRMAAHFSGDTRPVRYEGSQVPSLRNPKGTVRDVPSDLYASPEEPLVLVSSRLGGVFPDGLRIGEVRFLETDSSGLFQRGIVQLSEDLLNLNEVSVLIPAGPAAKEIFNEAP; encoded by the coding sequence TTGCTCCGCTTACGATCTCAGGCCAGCAAACCTTTCCTCATTCTGGGACTGCTCTTGCTGGCATGGCTCTTGATCCCACCGGCGATCAAACGCTTCAGCCGCAACTCTCTCTACGAGTTTCAGGCTCCTTCGGCGATTCTCGCCTCTCACATGGAGGATTTGGGAACCTACTGGTCAATCCGCACCCGCTCGAAGCGGGATCTCATCGAAACTGGAAAGGAGCTCTCCCGCCTCAACGCCCTCTACCGGATTCAAGCCGGAGAAACCACCGCCCTCCGCAATTACAATCTAAGACTTCAGGAGCTTCTGAAGATCCCCTCCCCTCCGGATTTTCGCTATGAGGTGGCCCAAGTCGTCCGACGCGACCTCAGCAACTGGTGGCAACAACTAATCATCCGCAAGGGGCGCGACGCGGGCATCGTCCCTGGGGCCGGGGTCGTTTTCGCTGGCGGAGTCGTCGGCCGCGTGCGTGAAGTGCACGCCTATACCTCTACCGTGGATCTCCTCAGTAGCCGCACCTTTCGCATGGCGGCCCACTTTTCCGGGGATACCCGCCCAGTCCGCTATGAGGGAAGCCAAGTCCCTTCGCTCCGGAATCCCAAAGGAACGGTGCGCGATGTCCCCTCGGACCTCTACGCTTCACCCGAGGAGCCGCTAGTCCTCGTCTCTTCGCGCCTTGGGGGCGTCTTTCCGGACGGTCTGCGCATCGGCGAAGTGCGCTTTCTGGAGACAGATTCGAGTGGTCTCTTCCAAAGAGGAATCGTTCAGCTCAGCGAGGATCTATTGAATCTGAATGAAGTATCGGTCCTCATCCCTGCCGGACCCGCCGCCAAAGAGATCTTTAACGAAGCCCCCTAG
- a CDS encoding rod shape-determining protein has protein sequence MFGLLSNDIGIDLGTANCLVFAKDKGIVLREPSVVAVYSSSRKVCAVGEEAKRMLGRTPGTITALRPMKDGVIADFEITEAMLRHFIRKVQKSMKFVPPRVVVAVPSGITEVERRAVKESAINAGARDVILIEEPMAAAIGVGLPIQEPTANMIVDIGGGTTEVALISLAGVVYTKSIRVGGDELDSSIVNYMKRAYNLTIGERTAEEIKLKLGSAFPLEKELTMEVKGRDSVAGLPKTIHISSQEIREALADTIGAILELVRNALERCPPELSADLVDRGFVLAGGGALIRGLDRMLSDGTGLPVFAADDPLSAVAMGTGKVLEELEWLIKEIAIHRKD, from the coding sequence GTGTTCGGACTCCTCTCCAATGACATCGGCATCGACCTAGGTACCGCCAACTGCCTAGTTTTCGCCAAGGATAAAGGAATCGTTCTGCGGGAGCCGAGCGTTGTCGCCGTCTATTCCTCCTCACGCAAGGTATGCGCCGTCGGGGAAGAAGCGAAACGAATGCTGGGAAGAACCCCGGGCACCATCACCGCACTGCGGCCGATGAAAGACGGGGTCATCGCTGATTTTGAGATCACGGAGGCCATGCTCCGGCACTTTATCCGCAAGGTGCAGAAGAGCATGAAGTTTGTTCCACCGCGGGTCGTGGTGGCAGTTCCCTCGGGCATTACCGAAGTCGAACGCCGGGCGGTGAAGGAATCCGCGATCAACGCAGGTGCCCGCGACGTAATTTTGATTGAAGAACCGATGGCGGCAGCAATCGGGGTCGGACTTCCAATTCAGGAACCGACTGCGAACATGATCGTCGATATCGGTGGCGGCACGACCGAGGTCGCCCTGATCTCGCTCGCCGGGGTGGTTTATACGAAGAGTATCCGCGTCGGAGGGGATGAGCTCGATAGCTCCATCGTCAATTACATGAAGCGGGCCTACAACCTCACCATTGGGGAGCGAACCGCTGAAGAAATTAAATTGAAGCTCGGATCCGCGTTTCCGCTGGAGAAGGAGCTGACCATGGAAGTGAAGGGCCGCGATTCGGTCGCGGGCCTCCCGAAGACCATTCACATCTCCTCTCAGGAGATCCGTGAAGCTCTGGCCGATACCATCGGCGCCATTCTGGAGCTGGTTCGCAATGCTCTGGAGCGTTGTCCGCCAGAACTTTCGGCCGATCTGGTAGACCGAGGCTTTGTTCTCGCTGGTGGGGGTGCCCTCATCCGCGGCCTCGACCGTATGCTCAGCGACGGAACCGGTCTCCCCGTGTTCGCGGCAGACGATCCGCTCAGCGCCGTCGCCATGGGCACCGGCAAGGTTCTGGAAGAGCTCGAATGGCTCATCAAAGAAATCGCGATCCATCGTAAAGACTGA
- a CDS encoding PEGA domain-containing protein, with protein sequence MSIRFRRCEVLSPGRLGAIVSLLASLFLGGCGIGSNQTVDVDTRPTGAYVYVDGKFIGNSPVDVSLNRQVPHRVEVRKVGFVSEEVMVFPSVTEGGEPKVVFGPLRESGYYRDLDPNPVSVDMTYEGLMGYGSTLTEEEADKLIQRIQKEREAGELTDGEAAIALTQVQERMK encoded by the coding sequence ATGTCAATTCGTTTCAGGCGTTGTGAAGTTCTTTCCCCCGGTCGCCTCGGGGCAATTGTGTCGTTGTTGGCGTCCCTTTTCCTGGGAGGATGCGGAATCGGTTCCAATCAGACGGTCGATGTGGACACCCGTCCAACCGGCGCTTACGTCTACGTGGACGGCAAATTTATTGGCAACAGCCCCGTTGATGTGAGCCTCAATCGGCAGGTGCCCCACCGGGTCGAAGTCCGCAAAGTCGGTTTTGTCTCCGAAGAGGTCATGGTCTTTCCCTCAGTCACCGAGGGCGGAGAGCCCAAAGTCGTCTTCGGTCCCCTGCGGGAATCCGGCTACTACCGAGACCTGGATCCCAATCCGGTTTCAGTGGATATGACTTATGAAGGCCTCATGGGGTACGGCAGCACTCTGACCGAGGAGGAGGCTGACAAGTTGATCCAACGCATCCAGAAAGAACGCGAAGCGGGAGAATTGACGGATGGCGAAGCGGCCATCGCCCTGACTCAGGTTCAGGAGCGAATGAAATAA
- a CDS encoding NADPH-dependent FMN reductase: MRYLIVSCSLRGKSRSRVMAELARNDLEEVGQSVDWLDLCEHSLPFCDGGAAYGDERVGPVAEKVSNADGVILAGPIYNYDFNAASKNLIEMTGSGCWAGKVVGFIAAAGGSSSYMSVLPLANSLMIDFRCVIIPRFVYTDGSAFGENGELENAEVRERIRRLGSDLIGFTEGLATTLQAERGTPS; encoded by the coding sequence ATGCGTTATTTAATCGTGAGTTGCAGCCTTCGTGGGAAGAGCCGAAGCCGAGTGATGGCGGAATTGGCCCGAAACGACTTGGAGGAGGTGGGCCAATCGGTGGATTGGCTCGACTTGTGTGAGCACTCGCTTCCGTTTTGCGATGGAGGTGCCGCTTATGGAGATGAGCGGGTGGGACCGGTTGCGGAAAAAGTGAGCAATGCTGACGGGGTCATCCTCGCTGGACCCATTTATAACTATGATTTTAATGCGGCCTCCAAGAATCTGATCGAGATGACGGGATCGGGTTGTTGGGCGGGCAAGGTCGTCGGGTTCATTGCCGCGGCGGGTGGGTCTTCGAGCTATATGTCCGTGCTGCCACTGGCCAACAGCCTCATGATCGATTTTCGCTGCGTGATCATTCCCCGATTTGTCTACACCGATGGCAGTGCTTTCGGGGAGAATGGGGAGCTGGAGAATGCCGAGGTGCGGGAGCGGATTCGGCGTTTGGGCTCCGATTTAATCGGGTTTACCGAGGGCTTGGCCACTACGCTTCAAGCCGAACGGGGAACGCCGAGCTGA
- a CDS encoding hybrid sensor histidine kinase/response regulator, producing the protein MEAKTLVLLVEDDTYLLEVATDYLREIGYEVNSARSGQEALEKAKKVQPDIIVSDIMMQNGNGLYLLENLKRHPATHLIPFIFVTARGSRTDMRKGMALGADDYITKPFNLDELELAIRSQLEKVERRSKASAAFDQRHLLSLPHELRTPLNGILGITDLMIDGIRRGRIPSPSELEENVEILHESGLRLFRLIENYLLYYELRLATGNPRRIDLYLNQPAEVPIPASFFGELCKRHKRPNDVRINMTPATLPIGTELFLKIISELVDNSLKFSDPHESVHVTGYEERGQYVITVIDNGLGMTSEQIENVAPFTQFDREDLEQQGVGLGLCLVRLIAEVFDLELKIESGPSKGTSVSLLLPLNEERYEAK; encoded by the coding sequence ATGGAAGCGAAGACATTGGTCCTGCTCGTAGAGGACGACACCTATTTACTAGAGGTGGCGACCGACTATCTCCGTGAGATCGGATATGAGGTGAACTCTGCACGCTCGGGACAGGAAGCCTTGGAGAAAGCCAAGAAGGTACAACCCGATATCATCGTAAGTGATATCATGATGCAGAATGGAAACGGGCTTTATCTTCTCGAGAACCTCAAGCGCCATCCAGCCACTCACCTCATCCCCTTCATCTTCGTCACCGCCCGGGGTTCCCGCACCGACATGCGGAAGGGTATGGCTCTCGGCGCGGACGACTACATTACCAAGCCCTTCAATCTGGATGAGCTCGAGCTTGCGATTCGCAGTCAGCTCGAAAAAGTCGAGCGTCGTTCAAAAGCGTCGGCCGCCTTCGACCAAAGGCACCTGCTCTCCCTGCCGCACGAACTGCGCACCCCCTTGAATGGTATTCTCGGGATCACTGATCTGATGATCGACGGAATCCGGCGAGGCCGCATCCCAAGTCCATCGGAGTTGGAAGAAAACGTCGAAATCCTTCACGAATCGGGCCTCCGTCTCTTCCGACTCATTGAGAACTACCTCCTTTACTACGAACTCCGACTCGCCACCGGAAATCCTCGTCGCATCGATCTCTACCTAAATCAACCCGCCGAAGTTCCGATCCCGGCCTCCTTTTTCGGGGAACTCTGTAAACGGCACAAGAGACCGAACGATGTCCGGATCAATATGACCCCGGCCACCCTTCCCATCGGCACCGAACTTTTCCTGAAAATTATTTCCGAGCTGGTCGACAATTCCCTGAAATTCTCGGATCCACACGAATCCGTTCACGTCACCGGCTACGAGGAGCGCGGGCAATACGTCATCACCGTCATCGACAACGGATTGGGGATGACGTCTGAGCAGATCGAAAATGTCGCCCCATTTACCCAATTCGACCGAGAGGATCTGGAGCAACAGGGAGTCGGCCTCGGTCTCTGTCTCGTCCGGCTGATCGCCGAAGTGTTCGACCTAGAGCTCAAGATCGAATCGGGACCCAGCAAAGGAACCAGCGTTTCGCTCTTACTCCCGCTCAATGAAGAACGCTACGAGGCGAAATAG
- the def gene encoding peptide deformylase produces the protein MGLRVTQYGEGVLHEKGEKITQFDGELKALAEEMLETMHKHEGIGLAAQQIGKAIRLCVVELGEAAHDTGEAVLDGRRIPPAILMPLVLVNPRIELPTPVEMEVMEEGCLSFRQVRGNVTRPIVIEVFYQDLEGVEHHLVCEGLLSRCIQHEVDHLNGILFIDRMEKADFARIRSKVRKLKRLGQADDPLRANS, from the coding sequence ATGGGATTGCGCGTAACACAGTATGGCGAGGGAGTTCTTCACGAAAAGGGGGAGAAAATCACCCAATTTGATGGGGAGCTGAAGGCTCTGGCGGAAGAAATGCTGGAGACGATGCACAAACACGAAGGCATCGGACTCGCGGCGCAACAAATTGGAAAAGCGATTCGTCTCTGCGTGGTTGAGCTCGGGGAAGCCGCTCATGATACGGGCGAAGCCGTTCTGGACGGGCGGAGGATCCCACCGGCGATTTTGATGCCGCTGGTTTTGGTCAATCCCCGAATCGAACTGCCAACACCGGTGGAAATGGAGGTGATGGAAGAGGGCTGTCTTTCATTTCGCCAAGTGCGGGGGAACGTGACGCGCCCGATTGTCATCGAAGTTTTTTATCAGGATCTGGAGGGAGTGGAGCACCATCTCGTTTGCGAAGGTTTGCTTTCGCGGTGCATTCAGCACGAGGTGGACCACTTAAATGGCATTCTCTTTATCGACCGGATGGAGAAAGCAGATTTTGCCCGGATAAGGAGCAAGGTGCGTAAGCTTAAACGCCTCGGCCAGGCGGACGATCCCCTGCGAGCCAATTCCTGA